The following proteins come from a genomic window of Leptospira bandrabouensis:
- a CDS encoding aldolase gives METSIHVLRKTLLEMKENYSFVCIKTGTETEDMGEEEISLLKTITAGILPLYVKIGGPEARNDIRICKRIGVSGISAPMVESEYALKNFIQTMKNLLTPSEYESYNKSINMETITGYRNLMDIFDSVPFQSLEQVTAARSDLSASMDKKPDDKEVTRVSKKIISEAKSRGKKTSVGGTITKTNFELIANEIEPDFINSRHVMVDTKKAMSIGSTDVAECMLLFEMDLFEFFSKTFPEKGYYYRNRVEINRERIGERKVLYFIR, from the coding sequence ATGGAAACATCAATCCACGTTTTACGCAAAACCTTACTGGAGATGAAAGAAAACTACTCTTTTGTCTGCATTAAAACAGGTACGGAAACCGAGGACATGGGAGAAGAAGAAATCTCCCTCTTAAAAACGATCACTGCCGGAATTTTGCCACTCTATGTCAAAATTGGTGGCCCGGAAGCTAGAAACGATATCCGAATCTGCAAAAGAATCGGAGTATCGGGGATTTCTGCACCGATGGTGGAATCCGAATATGCATTAAAAAACTTCATCCAGACCATGAAGAATCTCCTCACACCTTCGGAATACGAATCTTATAACAAATCAATTAACATGGAAACCATCACAGGATATAGAAACTTGATGGATATCTTTGATTCTGTTCCATTCCAAAGTTTGGAGCAAGTAACAGCTGCTAGATCAGATCTAAGTGCTTCTATGGATAAAAAACCAGACGACAAAGAAGTCACTCGTGTTTCTAAAAAAATCATTTCGGAAGCAAAAAGCAGAGGGAAAAAAACTTCTGTCGGTGGAACCATCACCAAAACTAATTTTGAACTGATTGCCAACGAAATTGAACCCGACTTTATCAACTCACGTCATGTGATGGTAGATACAAAAAAAGCAATGTCGATTGGTTCCACTGACGTAGCAGAATGTATGTTGTTATTCGAAATGGATTTATTTGAATTTTTCTCTAAAACATTTCCGGAAAAAGGTTATTATTACCGCAACCGAGTGGAAATCAATAGAGAGCGGATCGGCGAAAGAAAGGTATTGTACTTTATCCGTTAA
- a CDS encoding DUF2079 domain-containing protein, producing the protein MVYLFFLFSLVSPFLFISPKNFHAPFQKGVFLFLFFLTILNFWKEKKAKSEAKLNESTTNIGLLSDKQITILPYLLFVSCIFFFITSTYHAFHLTKSLADAFLFQDADYIGISDILLSISRGEGFTSGYYSPSGEGSYLHHHFAPGMLVLTPFVSWVPERWGLAVAVFFVYQLATILWILWAYQISKHHLKENGIKFLTFWILLANQLYLYRIGSSFHFEVLVLLFGFFFFYIWEQREKIQKGPFRSPWIYYNVLTLSIVLYLSQKEDIGIYLLLFFLPTVLGISYNLWKKKKNENRDAQQSSGSVRDNSKEKATIQSLTLVYSIVFVWLGYVFFIYPMFGDRSESVSWTQTLTQEYHSVFKQVTGAKKSFQIFLELIVSGGLGIFQMIPEVIGIGLIYATHIFSSRPWHHEVYTYYSYTLVPFILYSGILWIRSDKKLTLSFAFLILTCLFWKNSLDQNYPLDPKIESPWKIPTIQKEIQSDLKKVNLILLSIFKGPIFGEPKEKLNPKNPTYPNEPLDLKDNANRIFVFTQYNLSFYITDKATTFPLEQIQNSSSICKKANVCYVVMAPEFTDEILWPKSRILEYKKELENQKGVFVWEGEQVEVRKLPQRN; encoded by the coding sequence GTGGTTTATTTATTTTTTTTATTCAGTTTAGTTTCCCCTTTTCTCTTTATTTCTCCTAAAAACTTTCATGCCCCCTTCCAAAAGGGGGTGTTTCTTTTTTTGTTTTTCCTAACCATCTTAAACTTTTGGAAAGAAAAAAAAGCTAAATCTGAGGCAAAGCTGAATGAAAGCACAACTAATATTGGTTTGTTATCTGATAAACAGATAACCATTCTCCCCTATTTACTTTTTGTCAGTTGTATTTTCTTTTTTATCACAAGCACCTACCATGCGTTCCATTTAACAAAGTCATTAGCCGATGCTTTTTTGTTTCAAGATGCGGATTATATTGGCATTTCGGATATCCTTCTCTCTATTTCTCGTGGAGAAGGATTCACCAGCGGCTACTATTCCCCATCAGGTGAAGGAAGTTATCTCCACCACCACTTCGCACCAGGGATGTTAGTTTTGACACCGTTTGTGAGTTGGGTTCCCGAACGGTGGGGACTTGCTGTAGCAGTGTTTTTTGTTTATCAACTAGCTACCATCCTGTGGATACTATGGGCCTATCAAATTTCCAAACACCATTTAAAAGAGAATGGAATCAAATTTCTAACTTTTTGGATTCTTTTGGCAAACCAATTGTATTTGTATCGGATTGGGTCTAGTTTTCATTTTGAAGTGCTAGTTCTCCTCTTTGGTTTTTTCTTTTTCTATATTTGGGAACAAAGAGAAAAGATACAAAAGGGTCCATTCCGTTCCCCTTGGATCTACTATAACGTTTTAACCTTATCTATCGTTCTCTATCTCTCGCAAAAAGAGGATATTGGTATTTATCTTCTTCTATTTTTTCTACCGACTGTTTTAGGAATTTCATATAATCTTTGGAAAAAGAAAAAGAATGAAAATAGGGATGCGCAACAGTCAAGTGGATCGGTAAGAGACAACTCTAAAGAAAAAGCAACCATCCAATCACTAACTCTTGTTTACAGTATTGTCTTTGTATGGTTGGGTTATGTTTTTTTCATTTATCCAATGTTTGGTGATAGATCAGAATCCGTCTCTTGGACCCAAACACTCACCCAAGAATACCATTCCGTATTCAAACAAGTGACAGGTGCAAAAAAATCATTTCAAATTTTTCTTGAGTTAATCGTCAGCGGGGGACTCGGAATCTTTCAGATGATACCCGAAGTCATAGGAATCGGGCTAATATATGCTACACATATATTTTCCTCAAGGCCTTGGCACCATGAGGTTTATACGTATTACAGTTATACGTTAGTTCCTTTTATACTTTATAGTGGAATTTTATGGATCCGATCAGATAAAAAATTAACTCTTTCCTTTGCTTTTTTGATTCTAACTTGTCTCTTTTGGAAAAACTCACTAGACCAAAATTATCCACTGGATCCCAAAATCGAAAGTCCTTGGAAAATTCCTACGATCCAAAAGGAAATCCAATCAGATCTAAAAAAAGTAAATTTGATTCTTCTCTCCATTTTTAAGGGACCAATTTTTGGTGAGCCAAAAGAGAAACTAAATCCTAAAAATCCCACATACCCAAATGAGCCTTTGGATCTAAAAGATAACGCAAACCGAATATTTGTATTCACTCAGTACAATCTTTCCTTCTATATCACTGACAAAGCGACAACCTTTCCATTAGAACAAATCCAAAACTCCTCCTCCATTTGCAAAAAGGCGAATGTTTGTTATGTGGTAATGGCCCCAGAGTTTACTGATGAAATTCTCTGGCCGAAATCTAGGATTTTGGAATATAAAAAAGAATTAGAAAACCAAAAGGGAGTTTTTGTATGGGAAGGAGAACAAGTAGAAGTTAGGAAGTTACCTCAAAGAAACTAG
- a CDS encoding MBL fold metallo-hydrolase, with the protein MKVTIPKRIPEMEDIGDGVFKIILPQPFYAPNNIYLYQGDDGLTLIDSGYIESIPMLQASLKTKGFSFKDIRHIIYTHNHLDHISSSLVLKSYAKNVTYYGYRAMADGVGNYLESMVLFEEATEDLFHKAFGDKEELDRILEESRQGWRQFYSKFSETKKGDPVLRIDVKIDHNDSLEFGGRLLRFLHTPGHNLYHITPVDPSTGIYFSGDLIIANLTAIYSEMDGNLSDYYFTLAKLLEEPIKRMLPAHGSEIEDPKKTITLVKKTLSILEKGVLRRLREGESDLKVLMEAAIGKKVHNGGHLPTALGLVYSIIQKLVLEGQIRIEKRENGYEIFHIVD; encoded by the coding sequence ATGAAAGTTACCATCCCCAAACGAATTCCTGAGATGGAAGATATCGGGGATGGTGTCTTTAAAATCATTCTTCCTCAGCCTTTTTACGCACCTAACAATATTTATTTATACCAAGGTGATGATGGATTAACCCTCATTGATTCTGGTTATATTGAATCTATCCCGATGTTACAAGCATCGTTAAAAACTAAGGGATTTTCGTTTAAAGATATTCGCCATATTATTTATACACACAATCATTTGGATCATATTTCCTCTTCTTTGGTTCTTAAGTCTTATGCAAAAAACGTAACCTATTATGGGTATCGTGCTATGGCCGACGGGGTGGGAAATTATTTAGAATCGATGGTGCTTTTTGAAGAAGCAACAGAAGACTTATTTCATAAAGCATTTGGGGATAAGGAAGAACTGGATCGGATTTTGGAAGAATCACGCCAAGGTTGGAGACAGTTTTATAGTAAATTTAGTGAAACCAAAAAAGGGGATCCTGTTTTACGAATTGATGTCAAAATTGATCATAACGACAGTTTAGAGTTTGGTGGAAGACTTCTAAGGTTTTTACATACACCTGGTCATAATTTGTATCATATCACACCTGTAGATCCTTCCACGGGAATTTATTTTTCGGGAGATTTGATCATTGCCAATCTTACTGCCATTTATTCTGAAATGGATGGGAATTTAAGTGATTATTATTTTACACTCGCCAAACTTTTAGAAGAACCCATCAAACGTATGTTACCTGCTCATGGTAGTGAAATTGAAGATCCGAAAAAAACCATCACTCTTGTGAAAAAAACATTAAGCATTCTGGAAAAAGGCGTTCTCCGAAGGCTCAGAGAAGGGGAATCCGACTTAAAAGTCCTTATGGAAGCTGCCATCGGAAAAAAAGTCCATAATGGGGGCCACTTGCCGACAGCACTTGGACTTGTATACAGTATCATCCAGAAATTAGTTTTAGAAGGCCAGATACGTATCGAAAAACGTGAGAATGGATATGAAATCTTTCATATTGTAGATTGA
- a CDS encoding MaoC family dehydratase, translating to MAEKPMSPFGELAPSTPASLSDVKKNIYGRYLEEFNVGDIYVHPRQFTVDRSFAQEFATVFMDANPLYLSAEYAKAHGFADLLVHPLMVFNLALSIGVQNNSEKALANLGYYNAQFLLPVYPGDTLSSRTKILAVDDKGPDKPGIVSVRTLCLNQKNEVVLQYERKIMIYQSNGKPKGNPKPGDASAFFPESKTPTLKLPNLKFPTEMKDVTWGHTYFENFKPGQIYVHQNGRTITDEHYQWTFRVGNTHPLHYDKLYSAGISGPMGGEPVVYGGLVFGWLAGMASRDISENAIWELGFTEGYHTQPAFSGDTVTCISRILTTEDKGTEYGIPAGEVQIQFIGLKNIKANDALDKFGADLFLKENDKKKLGKEKIPEKIFEIERRLIIKKQP from the coding sequence ATGGCCGAAAAACCTATGTCCCCCTTTGGTGAGTTAGCTCCCAGCACACCTGCTTCTCTTTCTGATGTCAAAAAGAACATTTATGGTCGATACCTCGAAGAATTCAATGTAGGTGATATCTATGTTCACCCTCGTCAATTCACTGTGGACAGAAGTTTTGCCCAAGAATTTGCCACTGTGTTTATGGATGCAAACCCACTTTACCTATCTGCAGAATATGCAAAGGCACATGGATTTGCTGATTTACTCGTTCATCCACTGATGGTGTTTAACTTAGCACTTTCGATTGGAGTTCAAAATAACAGTGAGAAGGCGCTTGCCAACCTCGGTTATTACAACGCACAATTTTTATTACCTGTTTATCCAGGTGACACTCTTTCTTCTCGTACAAAAATTTTAGCAGTTGATGACAAAGGTCCAGACAAACCAGGAATCGTAAGTGTAAGAACCCTTTGCCTCAACCAAAAAAACGAAGTGGTTTTACAATACGAACGTAAAATCATGATCTACCAGTCCAATGGAAAACCGAAAGGCAATCCAAAACCTGGTGACGCTTCTGCATTCTTCCCAGAGTCAAAAACTCCGACACTCAAACTTCCTAACCTCAAATTTCCAACAGAGATGAAAGATGTGACTTGGGGCCATACTTACTTTGAAAACTTCAAACCAGGTCAGATTTATGTTCACCAAAATGGAAGAACCATCACTGACGAACATTACCAATGGACTTTCCGCGTAGGAAATACTCATCCACTTCATTATGATAAATTGTATTCTGCAGGAATCTCTGGCCCAATGGGTGGAGAACCAGTAGTATACGGTGGACTCGTATTTGGTTGGTTAGCTGGTATGGCTTCCCGTGATATTTCTGAAAACGCAATTTGGGAACTTGGATTCACAGAAGGATACCATACACAACCAGCATTTTCTGGTGACACTGTGACTTGTATTTCTCGAATTCTGACAACAGAAGACAAAGGAACGGAATATGGAATCCCTGCTGGGGAAGTACAAATCCAGTTCATTGGTTTGAAAAATATCAAAGCAAACGATGCACTCGATAAATTTGGTGCAGATCTTTTCCTCAAAGAAAACGATAAAAAGAAACTAGGGAAAGAAAAAATCCCAGAGAAAATCTTCGAAATCGAAAGAAGATTGATCATCAAAAAACAACCATAA
- a CDS encoding NADP-dependent glyceraldehyde-3-phosphate dehydrogenase: protein MSFVFPSEDSIPEKYRIQPIHQKEYLLDGEIRIWEGESQIVKSPIFLNKNGKLEQVVLGSYPNFDEKQSLLALDAAVKAFNHGTGVWPIATTKERIDAVRKFITLMKGKRDQIILLLMWEIGKTEKDATKEFERTIEYLEDTIESLQELETTSSNYIKEGGLIAQIKRSPYGVVLCMGPFNYPLNETFCTLIPAILMGNTVVFKPAKYGVLLLQPLLECFKEAFPPGVINTVYGDGSKVISPIMESGKIDVFAFIGSSHTANLITKKHPKLNRLRSVLGLNAKNPAIVLPDTDLKTMVPEILSGSLAYNGQRCTALKILFVHKDILDEFTKLYLEELAKWKAGMPWETEVNFTPLPEEGKTKWLKELLDDALTKGAKILNPGGGEINESFMFPAVLSPIPPNARLYQEEQFGPLVPIVPFSSVEEPLNYIYASNLGQQASIFGKDPKTIGKLIDILVNQVARVNWNAQCQRGPDSFPFSGRKDSADGTLSVSDALRVFSIRTVVSFKDNEMGRNLLGDVLKERSSNYLSQEFHL, encoded by the coding sequence ATGAGCTTTGTTTTTCCTTCCGAAGATTCCATTCCAGAAAAATACAGGATCCAACCGATCCACCAAAAAGAATACCTCCTAGATGGGGAAATTCGAATCTGGGAAGGAGAATCACAAATTGTCAAATCTCCGATCTTTTTAAACAAAAATGGGAAATTGGAACAGGTGGTTTTAGGATCCTATCCTAATTTTGATGAAAAACAGAGTTTACTCGCACTAGATGCCGCAGTGAAGGCTTTCAACCACGGAACAGGCGTTTGGCCTATTGCCACAACAAAAGAACGAATCGATGCCGTTCGAAAATTCATTACACTCATGAAAGGGAAAAGAGACCAAATCATCTTACTTCTTATGTGGGAGATTGGTAAAACAGAAAAAGATGCTACAAAAGAATTCGAAAGAACGATCGAATACTTAGAAGACACTATCGAATCTTTACAAGAACTGGAAACAACTTCCTCCAATTATATCAAAGAAGGAGGTCTCATTGCACAAATCAAACGTTCTCCTTATGGAGTGGTCCTTTGTATGGGTCCGTTCAATTATCCTTTGAATGAAACATTTTGTACACTGATTCCAGCCATTCTTATGGGAAATACTGTCGTTTTTAAACCGGCAAAATATGGAGTATTATTACTACAACCACTCCTTGAATGTTTCAAGGAAGCTTTTCCTCCGGGTGTCATCAACACCGTGTATGGTGATGGTTCCAAAGTCATTTCTCCGATTATGGAGTCAGGCAAAATTGATGTTTTTGCATTTATTGGTTCGAGTCATACGGCTAACCTCATCACAAAAAAACATCCTAAACTCAATCGCCTAAGATCCGTTTTGGGACTGAATGCAAAAAACCCAGCAATTGTTTTACCTGACACCGACTTAAAAACAATGGTCCCGGAAATTCTATCGGGATCCCTTGCTTATAATGGACAAAGATGTACGGCGCTCAAAATTCTTTTTGTTCACAAAGACATTTTAGATGAGTTTACTAAACTTTACTTAGAAGAGTTAGCCAAATGGAAAGCGGGAATGCCTTGGGAAACGGAAGTCAATTTTACTCCACTCCCTGAAGAAGGAAAAACCAAATGGTTAAAAGAACTCTTAGATGATGCTTTGACAAAAGGTGCAAAAATTTTGAATCCTGGTGGTGGAGAAATCAATGAGTCCTTTATGTTTCCAGCAGTCCTTTCCCCCATTCCACCAAACGCACGTTTGTATCAGGAAGAACAATTTGGGCCACTCGTACCGATAGTTCCTTTTTCTTCCGTAGAAGAACCGTTAAACTATATCTATGCATCCAATTTGGGCCAACAGGCCAGTATCTTCGGAAAAGATCCAAAAACTATCGGCAAACTCATCGACATCCTTGTGAACCAAGTGGCAAGGGTCAATTGGAATGCGCAATGCCAAAGGGGGCCAGATTCCTTTCCATTTTCCGGACGTAAAGATTCTGCTGATGGAACACTTTCTGTTTCCGATGCCCTGCGTGTTTTTTCCATCCGTACGGTTGTGAGTTTCAAAGACAATGAGATGGGACGTAATCTTCTAGGAGATGTACTGAAAGAAAGGTCGTCGAATTACCTAAGCCAAGAATTTCACTTGTAA
- a CDS encoding DUF1554 domain-containing protein: MLFTLISGLNPVSPATTSVSVSSSAKINVSSTSVLLKYGTPQNFGISLVKQPTANVDITFTFTNTKLTINGSGTSPTPTPLTFTPANYNVVQTISLNSTTQVLDSSSLTITATSADPYYNTSGTVSISHQRIYLAYTGNSFIFKENVAIPSLTPTLSFVITNCTVTPALPTGLSLNASNCVISGTPTGGTLPATTYAVTATNGTDSDTHNISIQIETAVYKVFVTAATFNGDLKGAAADGPAGADLKCNADANKPSTGTYKAMLTDGTNRRACTTDNCGGGAGENYYWVFQPGEIYVRSTDSASLFTANASGIILAPAANMLNHSFDSGTPAKEYWTGFAQTSYWQKASPTLSFTCSDWTSNAPVADGGRVGTSDSTNYSSIRNGSGRSCDLLYHLLCVEQ, from the coding sequence TTGCTTTTTACGCTCATTAGTGGCCTAAATCCCGTTAGTCCCGCAACCACTTCTGTTTCCGTTTCTTCTTCTGCAAAAATAAACGTATCGAGTACAAGTGTTCTATTGAAATATGGAACCCCTCAAAACTTTGGAATTTCACTGGTCAAACAACCAACGGCTAATGTGGATATCACTTTTACATTTACCAATACTAAATTAACTATAAATGGTTCTGGGACTTCTCCCACTCCTACGCCACTTACCTTTACTCCCGCAAATTATAATGTGGTTCAAACAATCAGTTTAAATTCAACCACCCAAGTTTTAGATTCCTCCTCGCTCACGATCACAGCGACAAGTGCAGACCCTTATTATAATACAAGTGGCACGGTTTCCATAAGCCACCAACGGATCTATTTGGCATATACGGGAAATTCATTTATCTTTAAAGAGAATGTAGCAATACCATCACTCACTCCGACTCTCAGTTTTGTGATCACCAATTGTACGGTAACTCCGGCTCTTCCCACTGGCTTAAGTTTGAATGCAAGTAACTGTGTGATTTCAGGAACACCAACTGGCGGTACACTACCTGCTACTACTTATGCCGTAACAGCGACAAACGGAACCGACTCAGATACCCATAACATTAGTATCCAAATAGAAACAGCAGTATATAAAGTATTTGTTACAGCTGCCACATTCAATGGCGACTTAAAAGGAGCCGCTGCGGATGGTCCAGCCGGGGCTGATCTAAAATGCAATGCGGATGCAAACAAACCGTCGACGGGAACTTATAAAGCAATGCTTACCGATGGAACCAACCGAAGGGCTTGTACTACAGATAACTGCGGTGGCGGAGCTGGGGAAAACTATTATTGGGTTTTCCAACCGGGAGAGATTTATGTAAGATCGACTGATTCTGCCTCTCTTTTTACAGCGAATGCTTCTGGAATTATCCTTGCACCAGCAGCAAATATGTTAAACCATTCGTTTGATTCAGGAACCCCTGCCAAGGAATATTGGACGGGATTTGCGCAAACAAGCTATTGGCAAAAAGCCTCGCCAACGCTGTCATTTACTTGTTCAGATTGGACTTCGAATGCGCCAGTGGCGGATGGAGGAAGAGTAGGTACATCTGATAGTACAAATTATTCATCGATTCGAAATGGTTCAGGTAGAAGTTGTGACCTCTTATACCATCTTCTCTGTGTAGAACAATAA
- a CDS encoding esterase/lipase family protein, which translates to MIQILINSLAGKTVALTQKTTDSLLKGIQVLVKGSLTSTGGGLDLLSNAFFYKPEWREALQKAGVQVKETGQKSNDSLQKTIEQTNQAFDKALFKVELTAQKSDDMVFDNRMVSSILGSSHDQKFKLTKIDMSFRTIGKDITAKETIAEYKESKKTKSVLFLPGLFTDETVWQEQTVEYKDRKITSPGLATELQEQGYYPFYLRYNHGLPIHENGKKLMHLLDIFFNEDQNIKPDIICYSLGCLIFRSCLYHAKLENKEWVPRFGKIILIAAPNKGSYLEKIGFWLGFLFEKSPNVALKIIGMIGNLRSDAIKDLSFGLIRKEEKGWMETISGYFGETYFGELDEMDVYQAYALMEGVENPLQNFLGDGIVEKKSLTYLTDKVFTRKSNPALRTLELNKQNHFSIISARPLIHWVKEVFGVAPKI; encoded by the coding sequence GTGATCCAAATCCTCATCAATTCCCTTGCAGGAAAAACCGTAGCCCTCACCCAAAAAACCACAGATTCCCTTCTAAAAGGAATCCAAGTTTTAGTCAAAGGAAGCCTAACGAGTACAGGCGGAGGATTAGATCTACTTTCCAATGCTTTTTTTTATAAACCAGAATGGCGAGAGGCATTACAAAAAGCCGGTGTCCAAGTCAAAGAGACCGGGCAAAAATCAAATGATAGTTTACAAAAGACTATTGAACAAACGAACCAAGCCTTTGACAAAGCACTTTTTAAGGTAGAACTTACCGCACAAAAAAGTGACGATATGGTTTTTGATAATAGAATGGTATCTAGTATCCTCGGTAGTTCTCATGATCAAAAATTCAAACTCACAAAGATAGATATGAGTTTTAGAACGATTGGGAAAGACATCACCGCAAAGGAAACCATAGCAGAATATAAAGAATCCAAAAAAACTAAATCTGTTCTTTTCCTTCCTGGATTATTTACAGATGAAACTGTTTGGCAGGAACAAACGGTCGAATACAAAGATAGAAAAATTACCTCTCCTGGGCTTGCCACGGAATTACAAGAACAAGGATACTATCCATTTTATTTGAGATACAACCACGGTCTTCCCATCCATGAAAATGGGAAAAAGCTAATGCATCTTTTAGATATTTTTTTTAATGAAGACCAAAACATAAAACCAGATATCATTTGTTATAGTTTAGGTTGTTTGATCTTTCGCTCTTGTTTATATCATGCAAAACTAGAGAACAAAGAATGGGTTCCTCGATTTGGGAAAATCATACTAATCGCTGCACCAAACAAAGGTTCGTATTTAGAAAAAATAGGTTTTTGGCTTGGATTTTTATTTGAAAAAAGTCCCAACGTAGCACTCAAAATTATCGGAATGATAGGCAACCTTCGCAGTGATGCCATCAAAGACTTATCCTTCGGACTCATACGCAAAGAAGAAAAAGGGTGGATGGAAACCATCTCTGGTTACTTCGGCGAAACTTATTTTGGTGAATTGGACGAGATGGATGTTTACCAAGCTTATGCACTTATGGAAGGAGTAGAAAACCCGTTACAAAACTTTCTTGGGGATGGGATTGTAGAGAAAAAAAGTCTTACCTACTTAACAGATAAGGTATTCACCAGAAAATCAAACCCCGCCTTACGAACACTTGAGTTAAACAAACAAAATCATTTTTCTATCATTAGCGCAAGGCCCTTAATCCATTGGGTAAAGGAAGTTTTTGGTGTGGCACCGAAGATTTGA
- a CDS encoding histone deacetylase family protein yields the protein MESLKTGITFHETFLKHNTGPGHPETHGRLESILDHLSDLPSKNFLWKKDFKEAPLSIISSIHDPNYIRLVGRTCEEKGSGYLDGDTVFSSHSFTAASLAVGAGLYLADEVLLGNLKNGMALVRPPGHHAESDHAMGFCIFNNIAITAKYLQSKGIKRILILDWDVHHGNGTQHQFYEDDTVYFISLHQYPFYPGTGAMSERGRGKGLGTTLNLPLARGAGEFEYLSSFPSIQREMEKFQPEFVLVSAGFDAHKKDPLGGMNLSTSSFEILTQETLKIANTYANGRMISFLEGGYDLNALAESVKLHLESLAF from the coding sequence GTGGAATCATTAAAAACCGGAATTACCTTCCATGAAACATTTTTAAAACACAATACAGGCCCAGGACATCCCGAAACTCACGGAAGGTTGGAATCTATTTTGGACCATCTTTCTGATTTACCTTCTAAAAATTTTCTTTGGAAAAAAGATTTTAAGGAAGCACCACTATCGATCATTTCCTCGATTCATGATCCAAATTACATTCGTTTGGTGGGAAGGACTTGTGAAGAAAAGGGTTCTGGGTATTTGGATGGAGATACCGTTTTTTCTTCGCATTCTTTTACGGCGGCAAGTCTTGCCGTTGGTGCTGGACTTTATTTAGCGGATGAAGTCCTTCTGGGAAACTTAAAAAATGGAATGGCCCTCGTTCGCCCTCCCGGGCATCATGCTGAGTCTGACCATGCTATGGGTTTTTGTATTTTTAATAATATTGCCATCACTGCAAAATATCTACAATCCAAAGGGATCAAACGCATTTTGATTTTAGACTGGGATGTCCATCATGGAAATGGCACACAACACCAGTTTTACGAAGATGATACTGTTTATTTTATTTCGCTTCATCAGTATCCGTTTTATCCGGGAACAGGAGCTATGTCCGAACGAGGTAGAGGGAAAGGGCTTGGGACCACTCTGAATCTACCTTTGGCTCGTGGGGCAGGGGAATTCGAATATTTATCTAGTTTTCCTTCTATCCAAAGAGAAATGGAAAAATTCCAACCAGAATTTGTTTTGGTATCAGCTGGCTTTGATGCCCATAAAAAAGATCCACTTGGTGGAATGAATTTGTCTACGTCCTCATTTGAAATCCTTACTCAGGAAACACTAAAAATAGCTAATACATACGCCAATGGTAGAATGATTTCCTTTTTAGAAGGAGGATATGATTTGAATGCTCTTGCCGAATCGGTCAAATTGCATTTGGAATCATTAGCATTCTAA
- a CDS encoding putative glycoside hydrolase: protein MKQATFFLLLLFFLSCQSASKTERRQNADSSGITPDFIEGLYINTKTIRDKKRWSLIFQGMKEAGMNTAVVDMQPYPPTPEQVAEAKALGFYMVARVVNFEGGLTEKTPNTNLMVSIQKSIRKACELGFPEIQLDYIRYADGGTNFSMSYEKRYESILGIIKEHKEKTKDSCSKDTLWTADVFGRVPFIENDVIGQKVEPFSEELNGLYPMLYPSHFYGLTKRVADPYGTIKDGLDFTVKRAKQGTKAIAWVQGFNMMVGPSKLSYTDYIKVQMQGAKDSLGHGFIVWNAGNEYFETMKAYEKYKSEPTPNNQEITKN, encoded by the coding sequence ATGAAACAGGCAACTTTTTTCCTCCTACTTTTATTTTTCCTATCCTGCCAGTCAGCATCCAAAACCGAAAGACGGCAAAACGCAGATTCTTCGGGAATCACTCCTGATTTTATTGAAGGACTCTACATCAACACCAAAACCATTCGCGATAAAAAACGGTGGAGCCTAATTTTCCAAGGAATGAAAGAAGCAGGTATGAACACTGCTGTTGTGGATATGCAACCATATCCACCAACACCAGAACAAGTAGCGGAAGCCAAAGCACTCGGCTTTTATATGGTGGCAAGAGTAGTAAACTTTGAAGGTGGTCTTACAGAAAAAACGCCTAACACTAATTTAATGGTTTCAATTCAAAAATCAATTCGCAAAGCATGTGAATTGGGTTTTCCAGAAATCCAGTTAGATTATATTCGATATGCAGACGGTGGCACTAACTTTAGTATGAGTTATGAAAAACGTTACGAATCGATCCTTGGAATCATAAAAGAACATAAAGAAAAAACCAAAGACAGTTGTTCCAAAGATACTCTTTGGACTGCAGATGTATTTGGCAGAGTTCCTTTTATTGAAAATGATGTGATTGGTCAAAAGGTAGAACCCTTTAGTGAAGAACTGAATGGGCTTTATCCTATGTTATACCCATCCCATTTTTATGGTTTAACCAAAAGAGTCGCAGACCCTTACGGAACCATCAAAGACGGACTTGATTTCACAGTCAAACGTGCCAAACAAGGAACCAAAGCCATCGCTTGGGTACAAGGATTCAATATGATGGTGGGTCCAAGTAAATTAAGTTATACCGACTATATCAAAGTGCAAATGCAAGGTGCAAAAGATTCGTTAGGTCATGGGTTCATTGTTTGGAATGCAGGAAACGAATATTTTGAAACTATGAAAGCTTACGAAAAATACAAATCGGAGCCAACTCCTAACAACCAGGAAATCACCAAAAACTAA